A single genomic interval of Nonomuraea rubra harbors:
- the fabI gene encoding enoyl-ACP reductase FabI, producing the protein MGILEGKRILVTGVLTDSSIAFAVAKLAQKEGATVVLTGFGRLSLVERIAKRLPTPAPVLELDVQNNEHLDTLAARVGEHVDGLDGVVHSIGFAPQSALGGNFLNTSWEDVATALQVSTFSYKSLAVACLPLMKEGGAVVGLDFDASKAWPVYDWMGVAKAGLESCNRYLARDLGKHNIRVNLVAAGPLRTMAAKSIPGFKEFEDSWPERAPLGWDLADTLPTARACVALMSDWFPATTGEILHVDGGAHAIGA; encoded by the coding sequence ATGGGCATTCTCGAAGGCAAGCGGATCCTCGTGACCGGTGTCCTGACGGACTCCTCCATCGCTTTCGCGGTGGCCAAGCTGGCCCAGAAGGAGGGCGCCACCGTCGTCCTGACCGGCTTCGGCCGCCTCAGCCTGGTGGAGCGCATCGCCAAGCGCCTGCCCACCCCGGCGCCGGTCCTGGAGCTCGACGTCCAGAACAACGAGCACCTCGACACCCTCGCCGCCCGCGTCGGCGAGCACGTCGACGGCCTCGACGGCGTCGTCCACTCGATCGGCTTCGCCCCGCAGAGCGCCCTGGGCGGCAACTTCCTCAACACCTCCTGGGAGGACGTCGCCACGGCGCTGCAGGTGTCGACGTTCTCGTACAAGTCTCTGGCGGTGGCCTGCCTGCCGCTCATGAAGGAGGGCGGCGCGGTCGTCGGCCTCGACTTCGACGCCTCCAAGGCGTGGCCCGTCTACGACTGGATGGGCGTCGCCAAGGCCGGCCTGGAGTCCTGCAACCGCTACCTGGCCCGCGACCTGGGCAAGCACAACATCCGCGTCAACCTGGTGGCGGCGGGGCCGCTGCGCACGATGGCGGCCAAGTCGATCCCGGGCTTCAAGGAGTTCGAGGACAGCTGGCCGGAGCGGGCCCCGCTGGGCTGGGACCTGGCCGACACGCTGCCGACGGCCCGGGCCTGCGTGGCCCTGATGTCCGACTGGTTCCCGGCCACCACCGGCGAGATCCTCCACGTAGACGGCGGCGCCCACGCGATCGGCGCCTGA
- a CDS encoding MSMEG_4193 family putative phosphomutase produces the protein MTTLLLARHGLTDLTGPVLAGRTPGVHLSEAGRAQAAALAGRVAGVRLDAIVSSPLERCRETAEAVAEGRETDVRIDDRFIECGYGEWTGRPLTELAKEPLWQVVQAHPSAVTFPEGESLAGMQHRAVAAVREWNRTLGSKAVYLVCSHGDVIKAIVADALGLHLDQFQRITADPAALTVIRYAPLRPFVLRVNDMGELRLPEDSEEKDGGENITGSDAAVGGGPGTT, from the coding sequence ATGACCACGCTGCTTCTGGCCCGGCATGGGCTGACGGACCTCACCGGGCCGGTGCTGGCCGGCCGCACCCCGGGGGTGCATCTGAGCGAGGCGGGAAGGGCGCAGGCCGCCGCGCTCGCCGGGCGCGTCGCGGGCGTCAGGCTCGATGCCATTGTCTCCAGTCCGCTGGAACGCTGCCGGGAAACGGCGGAAGCGGTCGCGGAAGGCCGGGAGACGGACGTGCGGATCGACGACCGGTTCATCGAGTGCGGCTACGGGGAGTGGACCGGGCGGCCGCTGACCGAGCTGGCCAAGGAGCCGTTGTGGCAGGTCGTGCAGGCGCATCCGAGTGCGGTGACATTTCCGGAAGGGGAGTCGCTGGCCGGGATGCAGCACCGGGCCGTCGCGGCGGTCAGGGAGTGGAATCGAACCCTCGGGAGTAAGGCTGTCTACCTGGTTTGCAGTCACGGCGACGTGATCAAGGCGATCGTGGCGGACGCTCTGGGCCTTCATCTCGATCAGTTTCAGCGGATAACAGCTGATCCGGCGGCTCTCACCGTCATTCGCTATGCCCCCTTGCGTCCCTTTGTTCTCAGGGTCAACGATATGGGGGAATTGCGGCTTCCTGAGGATTCGGAGGAGAAAGACGGGGGAGAAAACATCACCGGGAGCGATGCCGCCGTCGGCGGCGGACCCGGAACCACGTAA
- the mshC gene encoding cysteine--1-D-myo-inosityl 2-amino-2-deoxy-alpha-D-glucopyranoside ligase, which yields MRSWSAQNIPRLPGESIPLSLYDTSAKQVRQTDPGPTARMYVCGITPYDATHLGHANTYHAFDLVGRVWRDAGHEVHYTQNATDVDDPLLERATQTGVDWQQLAEREIELFRGDMEALRIMPPREYVGVTEVVGRVADLIAKLAAKGVTYVLDGDVYFSVADAPKFGQVSGYSEQEMLALFAERGGDPERPGKRHPLDWLLWRAERPGEPAWDSPLGRGRPGWHIECTAIALDNLGPGYDVAGGGSDLIFPHHECGASEGHAATGEWPFAKFYAHAGMVALDGEKMSKSKGNLVFVSRLRREHDPMAIRLVLLAHHYRADWEYVPDMMAQAERRLALWRSAAALTAGPPAGELLAKVRERLADDLDSPGALAAVDAWAEQALAGGGTDESAPGLVRDLADALLGVALR from the coding sequence ATGAGATCGTGGTCTGCCCAGAACATCCCCAGACTCCCAGGTGAGAGCATTCCGCTCAGTCTCTACGACACCTCGGCCAAGCAGGTGCGGCAGACCGACCCCGGCCCCACCGCCAGGATGTACGTCTGCGGCATCACCCCTTACGACGCCACCCACCTCGGGCACGCCAACACCTACCACGCCTTCGACCTCGTCGGCAGGGTGTGGCGCGACGCCGGACACGAGGTGCACTACACGCAGAACGCCACAGACGTGGACGATCCGCTGCTGGAGCGGGCCACCCAGACCGGCGTCGACTGGCAGCAGCTGGCCGAGCGGGAGATCGAGCTGTTCCGCGGCGACATGGAGGCGCTGCGGATCATGCCGCCCCGCGAGTACGTCGGCGTCACCGAGGTCGTCGGCCGGGTGGCCGACCTGATCGCCAAGCTGGCCGCCAAGGGCGTCACCTACGTCCTCGACGGCGACGTCTACTTCAGCGTGGCCGACGCGCCCAAGTTCGGCCAGGTGTCCGGTTACAGCGAGCAGGAGATGCTGGCCCTGTTCGCCGAGCGCGGCGGCGACCCCGAACGGCCGGGCAAGCGTCACCCGCTCGACTGGCTGCTGTGGCGGGCCGAGCGGCCCGGCGAGCCGGCGTGGGACTCGCCGCTGGGGCGGGGCCGTCCCGGCTGGCACATCGAGTGCACCGCGATCGCCCTCGACAACCTGGGTCCCGGCTACGACGTGGCCGGCGGCGGCTCCGACCTGATCTTCCCGCACCACGAGTGCGGCGCCTCCGAGGGGCACGCCGCGACCGGCGAGTGGCCGTTCGCGAAGTTCTACGCGCACGCCGGCATGGTGGCGCTCGACGGCGAGAAGATGTCGAAGTCCAAGGGCAACCTGGTCTTCGTCTCAAGGCTGCGCCGCGAGCACGACCCGATGGCGATCAGGCTCGTGCTGCTGGCCCACCACTACCGGGCCGACTGGGAGTACGTGCCGGACATGATGGCGCAGGCGGAGCGCCGGCTGGCGCTGTGGCGCTCGGCCGCCGCGCTCACGGCGGGGCCGCCCGCCGGAGAGCTGCTGGCCAAGGTGCGCGAGCGGCTGGCCGACGACCTCGACTCGCCCGGCGCGCTGGCCGCCGTGGACGCCTGGGCCGAGCAGGCCCTGGCGGGTGGCGGCACGGACGAGTCGGCCCCCGGCCTCGTCCGCGACCTCGCCGACGCCCTCCTTGGGGTCGCCCTCCGCTGA
- a CDS encoding NRDE family protein gives MCTLIVRTGRRLSLMGVRDELTDRPWEGPGEHWPEYPGVIGGRDLKAGGTWLAVSPADRRAAALLNGRGRAADERTRVSRGDLALRAAYTGELPAEADLHDYDPFHLVLAGLSRVRLLSWDGERAAGSELPQGTSMVVNTGLDPASERVVAYLPRFRDSERWDELIQAEPSSDPGALIVRHELPDGRIFASLSVMAVEIGREGVTYDFTDLTAERDG, from the coding sequence ATGTGCACGCTGATCGTGAGAACCGGGCGGCGGCTGAGCCTCATGGGCGTCAGGGACGAGCTCACCGACCGGCCCTGGGAAGGGCCGGGCGAACACTGGCCCGAGTACCCGGGGGTGATCGGGGGGCGTGACCTCAAGGCCGGCGGCACCTGGCTGGCCGTCTCCCCGGCGGACCGCCGCGCGGCGGCGCTGCTCAACGGCCGCGGCCGGGCCGCCGACGAGCGGACCAGGGTCTCGCGGGGCGACCTGGCGCTGCGGGCGGCGTACACGGGGGAGCTGCCCGCCGAGGCCGATCTGCACGACTACGACCCCTTCCACCTCGTGCTGGCCGGCCTGTCGCGGGTGCGGCTGCTGAGCTGGGACGGCGAGCGCGCGGCCGGCTCCGAGCTGCCCCAGGGCACCAGCATGGTCGTCAACACGGGCCTGGACCCCGCGAGCGAGCGCGTCGTGGCGTACCTGCCCCGCTTCAGGGACTCCGAGCGGTGGGACGAGCTGATCCAGGCCGAGCCGTCCTCCGACCCCGGGGCGCTCATCGTCAGGCACGAGCTGCCGGACGGCCGGATCTTCGCCTCCCTGTCGGTGATGGCGGTCGAGATCGGGCGGGAAGGCGTGACGTACGACTTCACCGACCTGACAGCCGAGCGGGACGGATAG
- a CDS encoding DUF3090 domain-containing protein, with amino-acid sequence MPVFDYDPPERFVAGALGQPGARVFFLQARAEGRLTTVALEKLQVAALAGRLDELLDEVLRLSGGTAQVPALAPADLADDAPLETPVAEDFRVGTMALTWDAEKSQVVIEAQEVIDEDDLDRPDPAVLRVRISAGAARAFTQRALQIVAAGRPPCPLCGQPLDAAGHVCVRLNGYRGGEAAS; translated from the coding sequence ATGCCGGTCTTCGACTACGACCCACCAGAGAGGTTCGTCGCCGGTGCCCTGGGGCAGCCGGGCGCGCGGGTCTTTTTTCTGCAGGCCAGGGCCGAGGGCAGACTGACCACGGTGGCGCTGGAGAAATTGCAGGTGGCCGCGCTCGCGGGCAGGCTCGACGAGCTGCTCGACGAAGTGCTGCGGCTCAGCGGGGGCACCGCCCAGGTGCCCGCACTGGCCCCGGCCGACCTGGCCGACGACGCTCCTCTCGAAACGCCGGTCGCGGAGGACTTCCGCGTCGGCACCATGGCGCTGACCTGGGATGCCGAGAAGTCGCAGGTGGTGATCGAGGCGCAGGAGGTCATCGACGAGGACGATCTCGACAGGCCCGACCCCGCGGTGCTGCGCGTGCGCATCAGCGCCGGCGCCGCTCGCGCCTTCACCCAGCGAGCGCTCCAGATCGTCGCGGCGGGCCGACCGCCGTGCCCCCTGTGCGGGCAGCCCCTCGACGCCGCAGGTCACGTCTGCGTCCGACTCAACGGCTATCGCGGGGGTGAGGCGGCTTCATGA
- a CDS encoding SCO1664 family protein: MTAPESEPAIKPPSPPPSVHDEDALALLRDGTLEVAGRLVEATNMTLYCSVKLGDRSAACVYKPVRGERPLWDFPDGTLAAREVAAFEVSQATGWRIVPPTVYRDGPFGPGMCQLWIDTEREIDLMRLVKSRNPVVRRMAVFDAVVNNADRKGGHLLPLPTGHVYGVDHGVCFSVEDKLRTVLWQWRGKPLAREAVAVLAKLERDIESGSLGRRLRELLTLAEVEATWQRVRRLLDTGVHPYPSEGWPAIPWPPI; encoded by the coding sequence ATGACCGCTCCCGAGAGCGAACCGGCCATCAAGCCTCCCTCCCCACCGCCGTCCGTGCATGACGAGGACGCGCTCGCGCTGCTGCGCGACGGCACGCTGGAGGTCGCCGGCCGCCTCGTCGAGGCGACGAACATGACGCTCTACTGCTCGGTCAAGCTGGGTGACAGATCGGCGGCGTGCGTCTACAAGCCCGTACGCGGCGAGCGCCCCCTGTGGGACTTCCCCGACGGCACCCTCGCAGCCCGCGAGGTGGCCGCGTTCGAGGTCTCGCAGGCCACCGGCTGGCGCATCGTCCCGCCCACGGTCTACCGCGACGGGCCGTTCGGCCCCGGCATGTGCCAGCTCTGGATCGACACCGAGCGCGAGATCGACCTCATGCGGCTGGTCAAGAGCCGCAACCCGGTCGTACGGCGGATGGCGGTGTTCGACGCGGTGGTCAACAACGCCGACCGCAAGGGCGGCCACCTGCTGCCGCTGCCCACCGGCCACGTGTACGGCGTCGACCACGGCGTCTGCTTCTCCGTGGAGGACAAACTCCGCACGGTCCTGTGGCAGTGGCGCGGCAAGCCGCTGGCCCGCGAGGCGGTGGCGGTGCTGGCCAAGCTCGAGCGCGACATCGAGTCGGGCTCGCTCGGGCGCAGGCTGCGCGAGCTGCTGACGCTGGCGGAGGTGGAGGCCACCTGGCAGCGGGTCAGGCGGTTGCTCGACACCGGCGTGCATCCGTACCCGTCGGAGGGCTGGCCGGCCATACCCTGGCCCCCCATCTGA
- a CDS encoding beta-ketoacyl-ACP reductase, whose amino-acid sequence MARSVLVTGGNRGIGLAIARELAAAGDAVAVTYRSGEPPEGLFGVRCDVTSTADVEAAFDKVEAEHGPVEVLVSNAGITKDTLLAMMKEETFTDVIDANLTGAYRVAKRAIRPMMRLKRGRIILISSVVGLSGQAGQANYAASKAGLVGFARSLAREYGSRNITVNVVSPGFVATDMTAELDQEAIVANIPLGRQAAPEEIARVVRFLSSDDASYITGAVIPVDGGLGMGH is encoded by the coding sequence ATGGCACGCTCTGTACTCGTCACCGGGGGCAATCGCGGCATAGGCCTCGCGATCGCCCGTGAACTCGCCGCGGCAGGCGACGCCGTCGCGGTCACCTACCGATCGGGGGAGCCGCCCGAGGGCCTGTTCGGCGTGCGCTGCGACGTCACCAGCACCGCCGACGTCGAGGCCGCCTTCGACAAGGTCGAGGCCGAGCACGGCCCGGTCGAGGTCCTGGTCTCCAACGCCGGCATCACCAAGGACACCCTGCTGGCGATGATGAAGGAGGAGACCTTCACCGACGTCATCGACGCCAACCTCACCGGCGCCTACCGCGTCGCCAAGCGGGCCATCAGGCCCATGATGCGGCTCAAGCGCGGCCGGATCATCCTCATCTCCTCCGTCGTCGGCCTGTCCGGACAGGCCGGCCAGGCCAACTACGCCGCCTCCAAGGCCGGCCTGGTGGGCTTCGCCCGCTCCCTGGCCCGCGAGTACGGCTCGCGCAACATCACGGTCAACGTCGTCTCGCCCGGCTTCGTCGCCACCGACATGACGGCCGAGCTCGACCAGGAGGCCATCGTGGCCAACATCCCCCTCGGGCGGCAGGCGGCCCCCGAGGAGATCGCGCGCGTCGTGCGCTTCCTGTCGAGCGACGACGCCTCCTACATCACCGGGGCCGTGATCCCCGTCGACGGCGGACTCGGAATGGGGCACTGA
- a CDS encoding TetR family transcriptional regulator, producing the protein MCSASQADLTAQAKIRDAAIAHFARDGFQKTGLRAVAATAGVSAALVIHHFGSKDRLRAVCDDHVLAALTRRGRAAGAAGLQGLAGEYLADPEEYHLHVRYMARAVEDDSPAGAAFVTTMVDETEAILRAGIADGSMRPSSDVRALAVLSVLTSLATLTMPPSLARALGHERFGPEVLRRLALPTIEVYTHGLYTDDAVLEAAANALSADRRQED; encoded by the coding sequence ATGTGTTCAGCCAGCCAGGCGGATCTGACCGCCCAAGCCAAGATCCGCGACGCCGCCATCGCCCACTTCGCCCGCGACGGCTTCCAGAAGACCGGCCTGCGAGCCGTCGCGGCCACGGCGGGGGTGAGCGCCGCCCTGGTCATCCACCATTTCGGCAGCAAGGACAGGCTCCGCGCGGTCTGCGACGACCACGTTCTGGCGGCGCTCACCCGCAGGGGCCGCGCCGCCGGGGCGGCCGGGCTGCAGGGCCTGGCGGGCGAGTACCTGGCGGACCCGGAGGAGTACCACCTGCACGTGCGCTACATGGCCCGCGCCGTCGAGGACGACTCGCCCGCGGGTGCCGCGTTCGTGACCACGATGGTGGACGAGACGGAGGCGATCCTGCGCGCCGGGATCGCGGACGGCTCGATGCGGCCGAGCTCCGACGTGCGGGCGCTGGCCGTGCTCAGCGTGCTGACCAGCCTGGCCACGCTCACGATGCCGCCCTCCCTGGCTCGCGCGCTCGGCCACGAGCGGTTCGGCCCGGAGGTCCTGCGGCGGCTGGCACTGCCCACGATCGAGGTCTACACCCACGGCCTCTACACCGACGACGCCGTACTCGAGGCGGCCGCGAACGCGCTGTCCGCCGACCGGCGACAGGAGGACTGA
- a CDS encoding STAS domain-containing protein has protein sequence MAEGEEVPDFRRAWAVIALSGSLDDATVDQVEQEILHLGDPGARLIVDVSELNVLDDFGVDMLVLLAHHMRRRGGLMALADRRGHVRRMLEDSGLEALLPLFGTVTEAMHGLEDEPPI, from the coding sequence GTGGCGGAAGGCGAGGAAGTTCCGGACTTCCGACGCGCCTGGGCGGTCATCGCCCTGAGCGGAAGCCTCGACGACGCCACCGTGGATCAGGTCGAGCAGGAGATCCTGCACCTGGGCGACCCCGGTGCGCGGCTGATCGTCGACGTGAGCGAGCTGAACGTCCTCGACGACTTCGGGGTGGACATGCTGGTGCTGCTGGCTCACCACATGCGGCGGCGCGGCGGCCTGATGGCGCTGGCAGACCGGCGCGGACATGTCAGGCGGATGCTGGAGGACAGCGGCCTGGAGGCCCTGCTCCCACTGTTCGGCACCGTGACCGAGGCCATGCACGGCCTGGAGGACGAGCCCCCCATCTGA
- a CDS encoding aldo/keto reductase has product MEQRYVGHSGLSVSRLGLGTMTWGRDTDADEAAAQLRTFMDAGGTLVDTADVYTAGDAERLLGRMLRDSVPRAELVISTKAVVTPAGRRPRDASRRHLIAAVDESLNRLGLDYVDLWQLHTYDAEVPLEETLAALDAIVSSGRAVYAGVCDYTGWQLATAAVTQRMIPGRIPITSAQAEYSLLAREPERELLPAAAHLGVGVLAWSPLGRGVLTGKYRTGIPADSRAATPHFADFVRPYLDERSRRVVESVMTAADGLGVSPLAVALSWVRDQPCVASAIVGARTHAQLKGVLPAEDVVLPIEIREALDDVSSLD; this is encoded by the coding sequence ATGGAGCAGCGCTATGTCGGCCACAGCGGCCTGTCGGTGTCCCGGCTGGGGCTCGGCACGATGACCTGGGGCCGTGACACCGACGCGGACGAGGCCGCCGCCCAGCTGCGCACGTTCATGGACGCGGGCGGCACCCTGGTCGACACCGCCGACGTCTACACCGCCGGCGACGCCGAGCGGCTCCTGGGGCGGATGCTGCGCGACTCGGTGCCGCGCGCGGAGCTGGTGATCTCCACCAAGGCCGTGGTGACGCCGGCGGGCCGCCGCCCTCGCGACGCCTCCAGGCGCCACCTGATCGCCGCGGTGGACGAGTCGCTCAACCGGCTCGGGCTCGACTACGTCGACCTGTGGCAGCTGCACACCTACGACGCCGAGGTGCCCCTGGAGGAGACCCTGGCCGCGCTCGACGCCATCGTCTCCTCCGGGCGCGCCGTCTACGCGGGCGTCTGCGACTACACCGGCTGGCAGCTCGCCACCGCCGCCGTCACCCAGCGGATGATCCCCGGCCGCATCCCGATCACCTCGGCCCAGGCCGAGTACTCCCTGCTGGCCCGCGAGCCGGAGCGTGAGCTGCTGCCCGCCGCCGCGCACCTGGGGGTGGGCGTGCTGGCCTGGTCGCCGCTGGGGCGGGGGGTGCTCACGGGCAAGTACCGCACCGGCATCCCGGCCGACTCGCGCGCCGCCACCCCGCACTTCGCCGACTTCGTCCGGCCCTATCTGGACGAGCGCAGCAGGCGGGTCGTGGAGTCCGTCATGACCGCCGCCGACGGGCTCGGCGTGTCGCCCCTGGCCGTGGCCCTTTCGTGGGTGCGGGACCAGCCCTGCGTGGCCTCGGCCATCGTCGGGGCGCGTACGCACGCGCAGTTGAAGGGAGTCCTCCCCGCCGAGGACGTCGTGCTGCCGATCGAGATCCGCGAGGCCCTAGATGACGTGTCGTCGCTCGACTGA
- a CDS encoding class I SAM-dependent methyltransferase: MPIALPELTPLQETLWLTLCCRAIDNRSSHRILGDETADEIVRETGYDHSRFRIMAAGALNVAHRAKKLDEIARRFFARHPRGVGLDLGAGLDSRVLRVSPPPEAEWYDLDFPEVIDLRRRLLPAAATPRGVAADLNEPGWLDALPADRPAVIVADGLLAFQSEEEMITLVDRLVGHFPSGEIAFNGYSTFAVWAQKHYKGAESVARIAKFPGFNDPRTPERWNPKLRLVKEILCMREPEVALFPPLLRWWTRLFAPSATLSRSGNVVLHYRF; this comes from the coding sequence ATGCCCATCGCCCTGCCCGAGCTCACCCCGCTGCAGGAGACCCTGTGGCTGACGCTGTGCTGCCGCGCCATCGACAACCGCTCGTCCCACCGCATCCTGGGTGACGAGACGGCCGACGAGATCGTCCGCGAAACCGGCTACGACCACTCCAGGTTCCGCATCATGGCGGCGGGCGCGCTCAACGTCGCCCACCGGGCCAAGAAGCTCGACGAGATCGCCCGGCGGTTCTTCGCCCGCCATCCCCGGGGCGTCGGCCTGGACCTCGGGGCGGGCCTGGACAGCCGGGTGCTGCGCGTCTCCCCGCCGCCGGAGGCCGAATGGTACGACCTCGACTTCCCCGAGGTCATCGACCTGCGGCGGCGCCTGCTGCCCGCCGCCGCCACGCCCCGCGGCGTCGCCGCCGACCTGAACGAGCCCGGCTGGCTGGACGCCCTGCCCGCGGACCGGCCCGCGGTGATCGTCGCCGACGGGCTCCTCGCGTTCCAGAGCGAGGAAGAGATGATCACCCTGGTCGACCGCCTCGTCGGGCACTTCCCCAGCGGCGAGATCGCGTTCAACGGCTACAGCACGTTCGCCGTCTGGGCGCAGAAGCACTACAAGGGCGCCGAATCCGTCGCGAGGATCGCCAAGTTCCCCGGCTTCAACGACCCGCGCACGCCCGAACGCTGGAACCCGAAACTGAGGCTGGTCAAGGAGATCCTCTGCATGCGGGAGCCCGAAGTCGCCCTGTTCCCGCCGCTGCTGCGCTGGTGGACGCGGTTGTTCGCGCCCAGCGCCACCCTGTCGCGCTCGGGGAACGTGGTCCTGCACTACCGCTTCTGA
- a CDS encoding NAD-dependent epimerase/dehydratase family protein: MILITGGLGFIGTHTTRALLDLGESCVLVQRRPAEVPAAFAAEAGERLFVEQADVADERALLEIGDRHKITGIMHLAGSMPWPAGAYEPIEHTERAVRSLLTLFRAARAWQVRRLGLASTIGVYAGITADGPLGEDLPLTMSAPHVIPRFKKIGELLADHLNEVLDDVEAVSYRIGGIWGPLGHNPDPFFPAPQLVHAAARGTEPDLSALMGETRMENGLDVCYVKDCGRALALLQTAGRLRHRTYNVASGRITTNRDLIAAIRKLVPGARVDLPEGRAPGPVDNALDITRLREDTGFEPPYDTERGVAEYLEWLRAGNER; encoded by the coding sequence ATGATTCTGATCACCGGCGGGCTGGGCTTCATCGGCACGCACACCACCCGCGCCCTGCTGGACCTGGGGGAGTCCTGCGTGCTCGTCCAGCGCAGGCCGGCCGAGGTGCCCGCCGCCTTCGCGGCCGAGGCCGGCGAGCGGCTCTTCGTCGAGCAGGCCGACGTCGCCGACGAGCGGGCCCTGCTCGAGATCGGCGACCGGCACAAGATCACCGGCATCATGCACCTGGCCGGCTCCATGCCCTGGCCGGCCGGCGCGTACGAGCCGATCGAGCACACCGAGCGGGCGGTGCGGAGCCTGCTCACCCTGTTCCGCGCGGCCCGTGCCTGGCAGGTGCGCCGGCTCGGCCTGGCCAGCACGATCGGCGTGTACGCCGGGATCACCGCCGACGGGCCGCTCGGCGAGGACCTGCCGCTGACGATGAGCGCCCCGCACGTCATCCCCCGCTTCAAGAAGATCGGCGAGCTGCTGGCCGATCACCTCAACGAGGTGCTCGACGACGTCGAGGCGGTCAGCTACCGCATCGGGGGCATCTGGGGGCCGCTCGGGCACAACCCCGACCCGTTCTTCCCCGCGCCGCAGCTCGTGCACGCCGCCGCCCGCGGCACCGAGCCCGACCTGTCCGCGCTGATGGGCGAGACCCGCATGGAGAACGGCCTCGACGTGTGCTACGTCAAGGACTGCGGGCGGGCGCTCGCGCTGCTGCAGACGGCCGGGCGGCTGCGGCACCGCACGTACAACGTGGCCTCGGGGCGGATCACCACCAACCGCGACCTGATCGCGGCGATCAGGAAGCTCGTCCCCGGCGCGCGCGTGGACCTGCCGGAAGGGCGCGCGCCCGGGCCCGTCGACAACGCCCTCGACATCACGCGGCTGCGCGAGGACACCGGGTTCGAGCCCCCCTACGACACCGAGCGGGGCGTCGCCGAGTACCTGGAGTGGCTGCGCGCGGGCAACGAGCGCTAG